CTTTGCGCCCTGAGCTCGTCGCTTCGCCTGGCGATCAGGCAAAGCCAGGCCAGGGCGAAGAGCTTACCCACCGGGACGATGACGCTGGCAATGAAAATGACTGCCGCGACCGGCCAGGAACCCATCTGAATGAGTTGCACCACGCCGCCGATGATGGTCGATGGCGAGCTCGAGCCTAGGCTGGTGGTGGTCATGATAGGATAAACGTTGGCCGGAATATACATGACCGTGGCGGCGAAGAGCAGCGCCCAGGTGCGCTGTAAACTGTGCGGTACGCGCCGGTGCAGCGTCTCGTGGCAGCGCTGGCAGCGCACCTTGCCCTTTGCCGGCAGCCGGTTGATCAGCCCGCAGGTTGGGCAACCCGTCACGCCCTGGCCGGCGGCGGTGGTGCCGGTCAGCGTGCCTTCCGGGGCCAGCGGCTCGCCTTCCAGTGAAAACCACATCCAGTCGGCGTCCAGCGACTGGCTGGTCTTGAGCAAAAGTATGGCGAAGATACAAAAGGCCCAGAAGGAGATGCCCAGATGAATCTGGGCGAGCCCGGCGACCTTGATCAGGCTCACCAGCGCGCCGATGATGAAGACATCCGCCATCATCCAGGGAAGAAAGTGGGCGAGCGAGCGGGCGATATCACGGCTATAGGGCATGTGGCGGCCGCGCAGCAGCCCGTACTGCAACCACATGACGCCAAACAGGTAGAGCGCTGGCAGCACGGCGATGGTCATGATGACCGCGATGGCCACCAACGGCTGGTGAAAGTTGATCAGCGTGGTGGCGGTCTGGGTCAGCTCGATGCGGTTACTCACGCCGCTGACGTTGAAGCTAACGAAGGGGAATGACACCGCCACCAGCAGCGCCACGAACGCCGCGATCGCTAGTGCCATGCTGCGCTGGGCCGGGTAGCGGTTACGCTTGACCAGGGTGTGCAAGCAGCGCGGGCAGGACGCCTTTTCACCAGAGCCCAGCGGCGGCAGAGCGCTGACCCAGTCACATTCATGACAGGCGCGCAGGCGCCGGCGTGTTAGCCGCGTCTCTGGCGGCAACGTATCGACTAGCGGCGGTGAAAGTGCCACGGTAGGGCGTTTCTTGAACTGGTAGTAGCGCAATTCGCTCGTCTCGACAATGCTTTGGGTTCGATTAATACGTTGAGCGGTCAGGGCTGTCAAACGTCGCCGACCGCCTCATAAACAAAATAGCCTAAACGGTCGATGCACACTTGACCCGCGACACTGGCTGAATAACGATGCGGGCGCTTTTGCCTCTTTTATATCCCTGACGAAGGACTTCGTATGCTGCTCGCTGCTTTGGCGGTCGTGATTGGTCTGGTACTGCTCATCTGGAGCGCGGAAAAATTCATCGAGGGGGCCGCGGCGACCTCGCGCTGGCTCGGGCTTTCGCCGTTGTTGATCGGGATGCTGGTCATCGGCTTCGGTACCTCGGCCCCGGAAATGATGGTCTCGGTACTGGCGGCGCTTCAGGGCAACCCGGGCCTTGCCGTCGGTAACGCCTACGGCTCCAACATTGCCAATATCGGCCTGGTGCTGGGTTTCATTGCGCTGCTGGCCCCGCTTGCCGTGCACTCGAGCGTGATTCGCAAGGAAATGCCGCTTCTGGTCATCGTTATGGCGCTGACCGGCTACATGCTGTTCGATGGCTGGGTATCGCGGCTCGAGGCGGTAGTGCTGCTGGTAGCGCTTACGCTGTTCATCGGCTACAGCATCTGGCATTCGCGCACTCAGCAGCAGGACCCGCTGGTCGAAGAGGTGACCCAAAACCTCGATGCCCAGCCCATGTCCAAAGGCAAGTCGGTCGCCTGGACGCTGATCGGGCTAGTGCTTTTGATCGTCAGCTCGCGGATGCTGGTGTGGGGCGCGGTCGAGATCGCCCAGGCCTTCGGTGTCAGCGACCTGATCATCGGCTTGACCGTGGTGGCGGTGGGCACCTCGCTTCCCGAGCTCGCCTCGTCGATCAGCGCGCTGCGCCGAGGCGAACACGATATGGTGCTGGGCAATGTCGTCGGCTCGAATCTTTTCAATAGCCTGGCGGTGGTGGGACTTGCCGGTGTGATCACACCGATCGAGGCCGGGCGCGAGGTGCTGGTGCGCGACTGGAGTGTGATGACCTGCATGACA
The window above is part of the Halomonas sp. GD1P12 genome. Proteins encoded here:
- a CDS encoding paraquat-inducible protein A, with protein sequence MALSPPLVDTLPPETRLTRRRLRACHECDWVSALPPLGSGEKASCPRCLHTLVKRNRYPAQRSMALAIAAFVALLVAVSFPFVSFNVSGVSNRIELTQTATTLINFHQPLVAIAVIMTIAVLPALYLFGVMWLQYGLLRGRHMPYSRDIARSLAHFLPWMMADVFIIGALVSLIKVAGLAQIHLGISFWAFCIFAILLLKTSQSLDADWMWFSLEGEPLAPEGTLTGTTAAGQGVTGCPTCGLINRLPAKGKVRCQRCHETLHRRVPHSLQRTWALLFAATVMYIPANVYPIMTTTSLGSSSPSTIIGGVVQLIQMGSWPVAAVIFIASVIVPVGKLFALAWLCLIARRSDELRAQSRTRLYRLTEFIGRWSMVDVFVVAILVALIRAGSLMSITPGPAALAFGAVVVLTMLAAMAFDPRLLWDTPPPRPTRHRLNTRFKIATKESVDG
- a CDS encoding calcium/sodium antiporter, whose product is MLLAALAVVIGLVLLIWSAEKFIEGAAATSRWLGLSPLLIGMLVIGFGTSAPEMMVSVLAALQGNPGLAVGNAYGSNIANIGLVLGFIALLAPLAVHSSVIRKEMPLLVIVMALTGYMLFDGWVSRLEAVVLLVALTLFIGYSIWHSRTQQQDPLVEEVTQNLDAQPMSKGKSVAWTLIGLVLLIVSSRMLVWGAVEIAQAFGVSDLIIGLTVVAVGTSLPELASSISALRRGEHDMVLGNVVGSNLFNSLAVVGLAGVITPIEAGREVLVRDWSVMTCMTLLMVLFAFSWRGRPRRINRLEGGVLFAAFVGYTAYMVSVVVMS